The genomic interval GCAGGCGGAGCGCAAGCGGCGAGATCGCGGCCTCAGCGGCGGTCAGCCCCGTCGCGGGATCGAGGGTCGGGTACAGCAGCGCCGCGACCAGCGCGACCAGCGCGTAGGTCAACCCGCCGGCCGCGAGGAAGGCGATCAGGTCCCGCCCGCGTCGGATTGCAAGGGCGTAACCGCCGCCTACCGCGACCGTAGCGGCGACGAGCGCCAGCGGGAACGGCGCGAACAGGGCGTCGCGAACGGTCGGGCGAGCGGCCAGCGCGAGGAGGACCGCGACGGTCAGCGGGAGGAAGGCGGCGAGTGCGCGCAGGCCCCACGTCCGGGCGGCGGCCGCGAGCGCCCCGTCGGTCTTCAGAGCCAGGAACGCGCCGCCGGTGACGACGGTGAGCGCGACGAGAGCGAGACCGACGAGTACGGTCTCGGGGGCCGCGGTGACGGTCGTCCCGAGCAGCCAGTTCCCGACGAAGATGCCCAGCAGGAACGGGGTCGCCACACTGCCGACGACGAACGCCCGGCCCCACCAGCGCCGCCAGGCGTCGTCCTCGCGCTGCTCGTAGAACTCGGGCGCCAGGCCGCGGCAGATGAGCGCCCCGAGGACGGCGAACAGCAGCAGGTAGTGGCGGCTGAAGAGGGCGGCGTACAGCGGTGGGAAGGCAGCGAAGAGGCCGCCGCCGAAGACGACCAACCACACCTCGTTGCCGTCCCAGAAGGGGCCGATCGCCGCGAGGATGCGTTCGCGCTCGGCCTCGTCGCGCCGGAGCGCGAACAGTGCGCCGGCCCCGAAGTCGAACCCGTCGAGGAAGAGGAAGGTGCCGAGGAACGCGAAGACGACGACGACCCACAGCGTCGGCAGGTCGACGGGCAGCGACCCGGCGAG from Natrinema salifodinae carries:
- a CDS encoding cytochrome d ubiquinol oxidase subunit II, coding for MTEPAGQALAAVAALGPLAGSLPVDLPTLWVVVVFAFLGTFLFLDGFDFGAGALFALRRDEAERERILAAIGPFWDGNEVWLVVFGGGLFAAFPPLYAALFSRHYLLLFAVLGALICRGLAPEFYEQREDDAWRRWWGRAFVVGSVATPFLLGIFVGNWLLGTTVTAAPETVLVGLALVALTVVTGGAFLALKTDGALAAAARTWGLRALAAFLPLTVAVLLALAARPTVRDALFAPFPLALVAATVAVGGGYALAIRRGRDLIAFLAAGGLTYALVALVAALLYPTLDPATGLTAAEAAISPLALRLLTLSAALLVPLVCAYFAILYSTFSGPVEAEGY